One genomic window of Elaeis guineensis isolate ETL-2024a chromosome 2, EG11, whole genome shotgun sequence includes the following:
- the LOC105057388 gene encoding protein NETWORKED 1A, with product METSPRGESRCLYSWWWASHISPKNSKWLQENLADMDSKIKEMIKLIEEDADSFAKRAEMFYRKRPEIMKLVEEFYRAYRALAERYDHATGALRQAHRTMAEAFPNQIPLVLTDEPPPGSSAMEEDPYSFEMPPPIHELFNPDDLQKDALSEPSQLNELLAVGEETTYPNTTKERVRQGLNFHGEQGKGSEYKLLKKEISRLLTENQDLKSQITSESVRAGRAETEAQSLKDTISEAKSEKEAALLQYQQSVERIANLEMEISQTQEDITKLNDEMLVGAKNLNVAQEKCLLLEKVNQSLQLELEALRQREKEQQEELNVKQEELEKLQISINDEKQKKVQAEMARKALEKLHTESQEEMRLLAVQIQNGIEKLKDIEPSKVSSEELWKIKEENGRLNEQNLSSALKIINLQDEIIFLKDSIVKLEDEVGLHVEENKLLQEELSHLKEDRNDLEQRHFALMEQIQGVNLNVGSLQLLVKELKDGNDELKEIIKKHADEKAAHSQNLQKMEEVSEKNALLETSLSNANIELVRLREKIKTLEDSCEYFRGKISIHLSEKAVLVSHVEAIAQNMEKLLTKNTFLENSLSDLNIELEDLRGKLEGLGKYCQSLHDQNSNLLAQKLGLVSQVESISESLENLEDKYAELENKYLNIEREKDLALHQIMELKELLKLEKEEHQTVIQSNKSQLSTLECKTFCLQEEIQHREEELEEEQHKLLNAQIEIFILQRCLRDMKEQNMVLSKVCQKHQETSRHAGNLILQLEQDRHIQEKNIKSLSLHYEKLRDGVRLILKTLIVEEDWSLDGIKDELLLQLILHQIRCLLKSISEAKDEKQHLLSEKSVIFGLLEQFGKHMVDLRSDQKVLEQESKLRTEELLLLHGKRHELFEMNEKLRQDMQSGNQRQEALEAETEILYGRLSDFLEVRHSLQSEISRLLEENCFLSKTLDDSRVKENTLEEENSIVLEEAMALEFLCLIFRRFIAEKALELQLLKNDVDSLHEARDELVLTNRLMVVKLGELEVQNTCLKDLVVNLEECRRRLVMLENDLDASKHVCIQLNQQIDTGKNLLIQKDTELLQANQKIQQAQDVTVELCRSIEGLKLDIIKDKVVREELEKKIFTLSEDYAHKKNEIASLHQVNEMLKGELDKLQREVGELRSREQYLTSELPRGRDEVKSFEEEIATLLAEIQSTTINAALCEEKVLELTAKCDSLEISAMVQREVLNEEITLRNVYVDELKEKLKAQERENRELKSHLTAYVPLIMSLWGDVALLEECIIALPNPSSSEKQEIKEVPLVPLQSKKSRQQPIKDHGAIDLTGILKLQQLHAKVEALQKKVMDTGRLLGQERFDSDSSMEAARKEIEGLKSKENSDDEIAKVKHEQKMKDIQLDLVSNSSRYGNSVGSYGLRKMGNAKSNDQTLELWRTARRDPNKLIEITPSGTTGRDLKYHRMKAMEEGKGKQPIYELLDEKELGIDKLELPEKVMIETHQEWNRRVIERLSSDAQRLLVLQASVQELKANMGTSEEVTKPRGFEFDTVKAQLKEAEGIISQLIDTNSKLTKKARDFISSSDNLLEDNVEMGSTSQKIISERARRVSEKIGKLELELQKIQYMLLKLEEEHANKGTRAARKRSKIYLRDYLYGKRNSRRQKKAPTCGCLRPKPKDD from the exons ATGGAAACATCGCCACGTGGTGAATCCAGGTGCTTGTATTCATGGTGGTGGGCTAGTCATATCAGCCCAAAGAATTCTAAATGGCTCCAGGAAAACCTTGCAG ACATGGACAGCAAGATCAAAGAAATGATCAAGCTCATAGAAGAAGATGCGGATTCCTTTGCAAAAAGAGCAGAAATGTTCTATAGGAAACGCCCTGAGATTATGAAATTGGTGGAGGAATTTTACCGAGCATACCGCGCTTTAGCAGAAAGATATGATCATGCAACTGGAGCACTTCGCCAGGCTCATCGAACAATGGCAGAAGCATTCCCCAACCAAATCCCATTAGTGTTGACTGATGAGCCTCCACCTGGATCTTCTGCCATGGAGGAGGATCCTTATTCTTTTGAGATGCCTCCACCCATTCATGAATTGTTCAACCCTGATGACTTACAGAAGGATGCACTGAGTGAGCCCTCACAGTTGAATGAGCTATTAGCAGTTGGAGAGGAGACTACCTATCCAAATACCACTAAGGAGAGGGTAAGACAAGGCTTGAATTTCCATGGGGAACAAGGAAAAGGGTCAGAATATAAGCTACTGAAAAAAGAAATTTCCCGGTTACTGACAGAAAATCAAGATCTTAAGAGCCAAATTACATCAGAGTCAGTCCGTGCCGGCAGAGCTGAAACTGAAGCACAAAGCCTAAAAGACACCATCTCTGAAGCAAAATCTGAAAAGGAAGCTGCCCTTCTTCAATATCAGCAATCTGTGGAAAGGATAGCTAACTTGGAGATGGAAATCTCTCAAACCCAAGAAGACATTACAAAGCTTAATGATGAGATGTTAGTGGGAGCTAAGAATCTGAATGTTGCACAGGAGAAATGCCTTCTGCTGGAGAAAGTAAATCAATCGCTACAGTTGGAACTGGAGGCTCTTAGGCAGAGAGAAAAAGAGCAACAGGAAGAACTTAATGTCAAGCAAGAAGAGCTGGAGAAACTCCAAATTTCCATAAAtgatgaaaaacaaaaaaaagtgcAGGCTGAAATGGCTCGAAAAGCTTTGGAGAAGCTCCATACTGAATCTCAAGAAGAGATGAGGCTTTTGGCAGTGCAAATTCAAAATGGAATTGAAAAGCTGAAGGACATCGAACCAAGcaaagtgagctcagaagaacTATGGAAGATTAAGGAGGAGAATGGTAGACTGAATGAACAAAACCTTTCTTCTGCTTTAAAGATAATCAATCTGCAGGATGAGATAATTTTCTTAAAAGATTCAATAGTGAAACTTGAAGATGAAGTAGGTCTGCATGTGGAGGAAAACAAACTTCTTCAGGAAGAGCTCTCTCATCTAAAAGAAGATAGAAATGATCTAGAACAGAGACATTTTGCACTAATGGAGCAAATACAAGGAGTGAATTTAAATGTAGGGTCCCTTCAGCTATTAGTTAAGGAGTTGAAAGATGGAAATGATGAATTAAAGGAGATCATTAAGAAACATGCAGATGAAAAAGCTGCTCACTCGCAGAACCTACAAAAAATGGAGGAAGTGTCGGAGAAGAATGCTCTTTTGGAAACCTCTCTTTCAAATGCAAATATCGAGTTAGTAAGATTAAGAGAGAAGATAAAGACATTGGAAGACTCCTGTGAATATTTCCGTGGCAAGATTTCCATCCATCTATCTGAAAAGGCTGTGTTGGTCTCCCATGTAGAGGCTATTGCTCAGAATATGGAGAAGCTTTTGACGAAAAATACATTCTTAGAGAACTCCCTATCTGATCTGAACATCGAACTTGAAGATCTGAGAGGAAAGCTGGAAGGCCTTGGGAAATACTGTCAGTCTCTTCATGATCAAAATTCCAATCTTCTTGCTCAAAAGCTTGGTCTCGTGTCTCAG GTGGAAAGCATCAGTGAGAGTCTGGAAAACTTGGAAGATAAGTATGCAGAATTAGAAAACAAATACTTGAATATAGAGAGGGAGAAAGATTTGGCACTTCATCAGATCATGGAGCTAAAGGAGTTATTGAAACTAGAAAAGGAAGAGCATCAAACTGTTATCCAGTCCAACAAGAGTCAGCTGAGTACTTTAGAGTGCAAGACTTTTTGCCTACAAGAAGAAATTCAGCATAGGGAGGAGGAGCTTGAAGAGGAACAGCATAAACTTTTAAATGCCCAAATTGAGATCTTCATCTTGCAGAGATGCTTGCGTGATATGAAAGAACAAAATATGGTTCTTTCAAAAGTTTGTCAGAAACATCAGGAGACATCAAGGCATGCAGGAAATTTGATTTTGCAGCTCGAGCAGGATCGCCACATTcaagagaaaaatataaaatctctgTCACTGCATTATGAGAAGCTGAGGGATGGTGTTCGTCTCATATTGAAAACTCTAATAGTTGAGGAGGATTGGTCTTTGGATGGTATCAAAGATGAATTACTTTTGCAGCTTATTTTGCATCAAATTAGATGCTTGCTGAAATCTATTTCAGAGGCCAAGGATGAAAAGCAGCATCTGCTTTCTGAGAAGTCAGTTATTTTTGGCCTTCTGGAACAGTTTGGAAAGCACATGGTAGATCTGAGATCAGATCAGAAGGTTCTCGAGCAAGAATCTAAATTAAGGACCGAGGAACTGTTACTGCTGCATGGCAAAAGGCATGAACTCTTTGAGATGAATGAAAAGTTGAGGCAGGATATGCAATCAGGTAATCAAAGACAAGAAGCACTCGAGGCTGAAACAGAGATTCTTTATGGACGGTTATCAGATTTTCTGGAGGTTCGTCACTCGTTGCAAAGTGAGATCAGTAGGTTGCTAGAAGAAAATTGCTTCTTGTCAAAGACACTTGATGACTCGAGAGTAAAAGAGAACACATTGGAAGAGGAAAACAGCATTGTCCTTGAAGAGGCCATGGCCCTAGAATTTCTTTGCCTGATCTTCAGAAGATTTATTGCTGAGAAAGCATTAGAGCTACAATTATTGAAAAATGATGTGGACTCTCTTCATGAGGCTAGAGATGAGCTTGTCCTCACGAACAGACTAATGGTTGTAAAACTGGGTGAGCTAGAAGTTCAAAACACGTGTCTTAAGGACTTGGTTGTTAATCTGGAAGAGTGCAGAAGGCGTTTGGTGATGCTTGAGAATGATCTTGATGCATCGAAACATGTCTGCATACAACTGAACCAACAAATTGATACAGGAAAGAACCTTCTAATACAGAAAGACACAGAGCTGTTACAAGCAAATCAAAAGATCCAACAAGCACAAGATGTGACAGTAGAATTATGTCGAAGTATTGAGGGCCTTAAGCTAGATATCATTAAGGATAAGGTGGTAAgagaagagttagagaagaagatATTCACCTTGTCGGAAGATTATGCCCATAAGAAAAATGAAATTGCCAGTCTTCATCAGGTCAATGAGAtgttgaaaggagaacttgacaaATTGCAGAGAGAGGTTGGAGAGCTTAGAAGCAGAGAACAGTATCTGACTTCTGAACTGCCAAGAGGGAGAGATGAGGTCAAGTCCTTTGAGGAAGAAATTGCAACATTATTAGCTGAAATTCAATCTACCACCATCAATGCAGCACTCTGTGAAGAAAAAGTACTTGAACTAACAGCAAAATGCGATAGCCTTGAGATAAGTGCTATGGTACAAAGGGAAGTGCTGAATGAGGAAATCACTCTAAGAAATGTGTATGTGGatgagttgaaggaaaaactgaagGCTCAGGAAAGAGAAAACAGAGAACTTAAGTCACACTTGACTGCATACGTTCCTCTTATCATGTCTTTGTGGGGTGATGTTGCCTTGCTGGAAGAGTGCATTATTGCGCTGCCCAATCCTAGTTCATCAGAAAAGCAAGAAATAAAG GAAGTTCCTTTGGTGCCCCTCCAGAGTAAGAAGAGCAGACAACAACCTATCAAAGATCATGGTGCCATAGATCTGACAGGAATTCTGAAGTTGCAACAATTGCATGCCAAAGTTGAAGCACTTCAGAAGAAGGTCATGGATACTGGAAGACTTTTAGGGCAGGAAAGGTTTGACTCAGATTCTAGTATGGAAGCTGCAAGGAAAGAAATTGAAGGCTTAAAATCAAAGGAAAATTCAGATGATGAAATCGCTAAAGTGAAGCATGAGCAGAAGATGAAGGATATACAACTTGATCTTGTTTCAAATTCTTCACGATATGGAAATAGTGTTGGTTCATACGGGCTAAGAAAGATGGGAAATGCCAAATCTAATGATCAGACGCTTGAATTATGGAGAACAGCGAGAAGGGATCCCAACAAACTCATTGAGATAACTCCATCAGGAACTACGGGGCGTGATTTAAAGTACCACCGGATGAAAGcaatggaggaaggaaagggCAAGCAACCTATTTATGAACTGCTGGATGAAAAGGAGTTGGGCATCGACAAGCTGGAACTACCCGAAAAAGTTATGATAGAAACCCATCAAGAATGGAACAGAAGGGTCATTGAAAGGCTTTCTTCTGATGCTCAGAGGCTGTTGGTCCTTCAAGCAAGTGTACAGGAACTGAAAGCAAATATGGGAACATCTGAAGAGGTTACTAAACCTAGAGGTTTTGAATTTGATACAGTCAAAGCACAGTTGAAGGAGGCTGAGGGAATCATCTCGCAGTTGATTGATACCAACAGCAAGTTGACAAAGAAGGCTAGAGACTTCATCTCATCCTCTGACAATCTGCTTGAGGACAATGTAGAGATGGGGAGCACAAGCCAAAAGATAATCTCAGAACGGGCACGGAGGGTGTCAGAAAAGATTGGAAAGTTGGAACTGGAGCTGCAAAAAATCCAGTACATGCTGCTGAAACTTGAGGAAGAACATGCAAATAAGGGAACAAGAGCTGCACGaaaaagatcaaaaatctatTTGCGGGACTATCTTTATGGAAAGAGAAACAGCCGTAGACAGAAGAAAGCCCCTACTTGTGGCTGCCTCAGGCCTAAACCAAAGGATGACTAG